GCCAGGAGAAAACCCGCACCGTCTCGCCGCAGCGGCTGGTGCGCTACCGGGACAACTGGTACCTGGATGCCTGGTGCCACAGGGCCGCGGGGTTACGCAGCTTCGCCGTGGAACGCATAGCGGCGCCGGAACGGCTGGATGAGACCGCGCTGGATGTGCCTGAGGAGGAGCTGGAGCGTTGCCTCAGCAGCAGTTACGGCATCTTCTCCGGCGAGCCCACCGCGACGGCCGTTATCGATTTCACGCCGGCGCGGGCGCGTTGGGTCGCGGAAGAGCGCTGGCACCCTGACCAACGGGCCGAATGGCTGCCGGATGGCCGTTACCGCCTCTACCTGCCCTATCACCACCCCGATGAACTGCTTATGGACGTGTTGCGTTATGGCGCGGACGCCGAGGTGGTTGCGCCAGCCCATTTGCGAAGCGCGGTGGCGGCGAGCCTGACGGCAGCGTTGGAACACTACCAGCGGGCAGGCTCAGCTTCTGAGTCTGTGCCTGATGTATAGGTAGTAGCCGGAACAATCAAAAACGTAACGGCGAGACCGAGATGGACGACTTCTCACCAGGCGACCTCAAGACGATCCTGCACTCGAAGCGGGCCAATATCTATTACATGCAGCAC
The nucleotide sequence above comes from Alkalilimnicola sp. S0819. Encoded proteins:
- a CDS encoding helix-turn-helix transcriptional regulator: MHTFDQVCALDRLLRQSRRPVSRQRIEEELECSRATTVRVIGKMRDYLRAPIEYDRDQNGYYYSDEAFELPGFWFRADELAALLVMLDALDTLEEGVLDGTLDALRERLVELSRNHGQDSVELRRRVRVLRIGGRDPGTAFRPVADALLGRRRLRLVYRNRGDGQEKTRTVSPQRLVRYRDNWYLDAWCHRAAGLRSFAVERIAAPERLDETALDVPEEELERCLSSSYGIFSGEPTATAVIDFTPARARWVAEERWHPDQRAEWLPDGRYRLYLPYHHPDELLMDVLRYGADAEVVAPAHLRSAVAASLTAALEHYQRAGSASESVPDV